A window of Corallococcus macrosporus DSM 14697 contains these coding sequences:
- a CDS encoding OmpP1/FadL family transporter, which produces MKKTLSLITLLAAGTTQAAGFQVNTQSARSSGMANAAAAWLDDSSAIYSNAANILGVEKLDITAGVTGILPSLQFTPTGGPVQGQKTTLSPPPHVFAVYKITDSLAAGVGFYTPFGASSRWEDGFVGRFRAQESGLSIYNINPTVAYQVHDRFRVGVGLNIARGTLEIKRALGFVSSEGQVHLGGAGWGFGFNAGVQAVVVPKLVTLGVQYRSPMSMTFKGDADFQNVPPAFQGRLPDTRVQGDVKLPQSVVAGIAVTPLERLTLAFDANWVGWSSFPELAIEFPDNPAINNPLPKDWRSTWNFHLGGEYGITDALQVRAGVLWDPAPSPDETLTPDLPDANRFGVSAGLGYSFGAVRVDAAYQFVTLLDKDSTAPGIPGVYNGTAQVFGLTLGYSM; this is translated from the coding sequence ATGAAGAAGACACTCTCCCTCATCACGTTGCTCGCCGCCGGGACGACCCAGGCCGCGGGCTTCCAGGTCAACACCCAGAGCGCCCGCTCGTCGGGTATGGCCAACGCGGCCGCCGCGTGGCTGGATGACTCGTCCGCCATCTACTCCAACGCCGCCAACATCCTGGGCGTGGAGAAGCTGGACATCACCGCGGGCGTCACCGGCATCCTGCCCAGCCTGCAATTCACCCCGACGGGTGGCCCGGTGCAGGGGCAGAAGACGACGCTGTCCCCGCCGCCGCACGTGTTCGCCGTGTACAAAATCACGGACTCGCTGGCGGCCGGCGTGGGCTTCTACACGCCGTTCGGCGCGAGCAGCCGGTGGGAAGACGGGTTCGTGGGCCGCTTCCGCGCCCAGGAGTCCGGGCTGTCCATCTACAACATCAACCCCACGGTGGCGTACCAGGTCCACGACCGCTTCCGCGTGGGCGTGGGCCTCAACATCGCCCGCGGCACGCTGGAAATTAAGCGCGCCCTGGGCTTCGTCTCCAGCGAGGGCCAGGTGCACCTGGGCGGCGCGGGCTGGGGCTTCGGCTTCAACGCCGGCGTCCAGGCCGTGGTGGTCCCCAAGCTCGTGACGTTGGGCGTGCAGTACCGCAGCCCCATGAGCATGACGTTCAAGGGCGACGCGGACTTCCAGAACGTGCCGCCGGCCTTCCAGGGCCGCCTGCCGGACACGCGCGTGCAGGGTGACGTCAAGCTGCCGCAGTCCGTGGTGGCGGGCATCGCCGTCACGCCGCTGGAGCGCCTGACGCTGGCCTTCGACGCCAACTGGGTGGGCTGGTCCAGCTTCCCGGAGCTGGCCATCGAGTTCCCGGACAACCCGGCCATCAACAACCCGCTGCCGAAGGACTGGCGCTCGACGTGGAACTTCCACCTGGGCGGTGAGTACGGCATCACCGACGCGCTGCAGGTGCGCGCCGGCGTGCTGTGGGACCCGGCGCCCAGCCCGGATGAGACGCTGACGCCGGACCTGCCGGACGCGAACCGCTTCGGCGTGTCGGCGGGCCTGGGCTACAGCTTCGGCGCGGTGCGCGTCGACGCGGCCTACCAGTTCGTCACGCTGCTCGACAAGGACAGCACGGCGCCGGGCATCCCCGGCGTCTACAACGGCACGGCCCAGGTGTTCGGCCTGACGCTCGGCTACTCCATGTAG